The Arachis hypogaea cultivar Tifrunner chromosome 16, arahy.Tifrunner.gnm2.J5K5, whole genome shotgun sequence genome contains a region encoding:
- the LOC112758320 gene encoding synaptotagmin-2 isoform X1 gives MMVDLTGHWFSRERFSNKIYKLKIGSCLFQAHKTKLSAKMGFFSTIGTCFGFGIGTSIGVVIGYYVFIYFQPTHVKDPIIRPLAEQDAKTLQQMLPEIPLWIKNPDFDRLDWLNRFVEHLWPYLDKAICKTARTIAKPIIAEQIPKYKIDSVEFETLTLGSLPPTFQGMKVYNTDEKELIMEPSVKWAGNPNIIVAIKAFGLRATVQVVDLQVFASPRITLKPLVPSFPCFANIYVSLMEKPHVDFGLKLLGADVMSIPGVYRLVQEIIKEQVAKMYLWPKALEVQIMDPTKAMKVPVGILHVKVLRATNLKKKDLLGGADPYVKLKLSEDKLPSKKTTVKYKKLNPEWNEEFNMVVKDPESQFLELSVYDWEQIGKHDKMGMNVIQLKELTADEAKELTLDLHKTMEPNDPENEKSRGEITVQVLYKPFKDDELAQNSEDPNAIEKAPEGTPATGGLLVIIIHEAEDVEGKHHTNPYARLIFKGEERKTKHVKKNRDPRWNETFQFTLEEPPTNERLYVEVLSASSKLGLLHPKETLGYVDINLSDAVSNKRINEKYHLIDSRNGKIQIELQWRTP, from the exons ATGATGGTTGATCTTACTGGCCACTGGTTTTCAAGGGAACGTTTTTCTAATAagatatacaaattaaagatagGTTCTTGTCTTTTTCAGGCACACAAA ACAAAACTTTCAGCTAAGATGGGTTTTTTTAGTACCATAGGTACTTGTTTTGGCTTTGGAATTGGAACTTCAATTGGTGTGGTCATTGGATACTATGTGTTTATATACTTTCAGCCAACACATGTCAAG GATCCCATAATTCGTCCTTTGGCCGAGCAAGATGCCAAAACTCTGCAACAAATGCTTCCAGAGATACCATTGTGGATAAAGAATCCAGATTTTGATCGT CTTGACTGGCTCAATAGATTTGTTGAGCATTTGTGGCCTTATCTAGACAAG GCAATTTGCAAGACTGCAAGGACTATAGCAAAGCCCATTATTGCTGAGCAAATTCCCAAGTACAAGATTGATTCAGTAGAATTCGAAACGCTTACCTTGGGTTCTCTACCTCCAACTTTTCAAG GAATGAAAGTCTACAATACTGATGAAAAGGAGTTAATTATGGAACCATCAGTAAAATGGGCTGGGAATCCTAACATTATAGTTGCAATCAAAGCATTCGGCTTGCGAGCCACAGTTCAG GTTGTTGATCTGCAAGTATTTGCCTCTCCACGAATTACATTGAAGCCTTTAGTCCCAAGTTTTCCTTGCTTTGCAAATATTTATGTGTCGCTCATGGAGAAG CCACATGTTGACTTTGGATTAAAACTTCTTGGAGCTGATGTCATGTCTATTCCTGGTGTTTATAGGCTTGTCCAG GAAATCATCAAAGAACAGGTTGCAAAAATGTACTTATGGCCTAAGGCCCTTGAGGTGCAGATAATGGATCCAACAaa GGCCATGAAAGTACCTGTAGGAATCCTCCATGTGAAGGTTCTTAGAGCAACAAATCTCAAGAAGAAAGATCTACTCGGAGGAGCAGACCCGTACGTGAAGCTTAAACTCTCTGAAGACAAACTTCCTTCAAAGAAAACTACTGTGAAATATAAGAAATTGAATCCAGAATGGAATGAGGAATTCAATATGGTTGTCAAAGATCCGGAATCTCAATTCTTGGAACTTAGTGTTTATGATTGGGAGCAG ATTGGGAAGCATGACAAGATGGGAATGAATGTGATTCAATTGAAAGAGCTTACAGCGGACGAAGCGAAAGAGCTGACTCTTGATTTACACAAGACTATGGAGCCTAATGATCCAGAAAATGAGAAGTCAAGGGGAGAGATCACAGTACAAGTTCTGTATAAGCCTTTTAAAGATGATGAGTTGGCTCAGAATTCAGAGGACCCTAATGCAATAGAAAAGGCTCCTGAAGGAACACCTGCCACTGGTGGTTTGCTTGTTATTATCATCCATGAAGCTGAAGATGTTGAAGGGAAACACCACACAAATCCATATGCAAGACTCATTTTCAAAGGAGAGGAGAGGAAAACCAAG CATGTGAAGAAAAATAGAGATCCAAGATGGAATGAAACATTTCAATTTACACTGGAGGAACCTCCCACCAATGAGAGGCTATATGTTGAAGTGCTTAGTGCCTCCTCTAAACTAGGCCTGCTTCATCCCAAG GAAACCTTGGGTTATGTGGATATAAATCTATCTGATGCTGTTAGCAACAAAAGAATCAACGAGAAATATCATCTCATTGACTCAAGAAATGGAAAGATTCAAATTGAGCTTCAGTGGAGAACTCCTTGA
- the LOC112758320 gene encoding synaptotagmin-2 isoform X2 — MMVDLTGHWFSRERFSNKIYKLKIGSCLFQAHKVSTCFGFGIGTSIGVVIGYYVFIYFQPTHVKDPIIRPLAEQDAKTLQQMLPEIPLWIKNPDFDRLDWLNRFVEHLWPYLDKAICKTARTIAKPIIAEQIPKYKIDSVEFETLTLGSLPPTFQGMKVYNTDEKELIMEPSVKWAGNPNIIVAIKAFGLRATVQVVDLQVFASPRITLKPLVPSFPCFANIYVSLMEKPHVDFGLKLLGADVMSIPGVYRLVQEIIKEQVAKMYLWPKALEVQIMDPTKAMKVPVGILHVKVLRATNLKKKDLLGGADPYVKLKLSEDKLPSKKTTVKYKKLNPEWNEEFNMVVKDPESQFLELSVYDWEQIGKHDKMGMNVIQLKELTADEAKELTLDLHKTMEPNDPENEKSRGEITVQVLYKPFKDDELAQNSEDPNAIEKAPEGTPATGGLLVIIIHEAEDVEGKHHTNPYARLIFKGEERKTKHVKKNRDPRWNETFQFTLEEPPTNERLYVEVLSASSKLGLLHPKETLGYVDINLSDAVSNKRINEKYHLIDSRNGKIQIELQWRTP; from the exons ATGATGGTTGATCTTACTGGCCACTGGTTTTCAAGGGAACGTTTTTCTAATAagatatacaaattaaagatagGTTCTTGTCTTTTTCAGGCACACAAAGTGA GTACTTGTTTTGGCTTTGGAATTGGAACTTCAATTGGTGTGGTCATTGGATACTATGTGTTTATATACTTTCAGCCAACACATGTCAAG GATCCCATAATTCGTCCTTTGGCCGAGCAAGATGCCAAAACTCTGCAACAAATGCTTCCAGAGATACCATTGTGGATAAAGAATCCAGATTTTGATCGT CTTGACTGGCTCAATAGATTTGTTGAGCATTTGTGGCCTTATCTAGACAAG GCAATTTGCAAGACTGCAAGGACTATAGCAAAGCCCATTATTGCTGAGCAAATTCCCAAGTACAAGATTGATTCAGTAGAATTCGAAACGCTTACCTTGGGTTCTCTACCTCCAACTTTTCAAG GAATGAAAGTCTACAATACTGATGAAAAGGAGTTAATTATGGAACCATCAGTAAAATGGGCTGGGAATCCTAACATTATAGTTGCAATCAAAGCATTCGGCTTGCGAGCCACAGTTCAG GTTGTTGATCTGCAAGTATTTGCCTCTCCACGAATTACATTGAAGCCTTTAGTCCCAAGTTTTCCTTGCTTTGCAAATATTTATGTGTCGCTCATGGAGAAG CCACATGTTGACTTTGGATTAAAACTTCTTGGAGCTGATGTCATGTCTATTCCTGGTGTTTATAGGCTTGTCCAG GAAATCATCAAAGAACAGGTTGCAAAAATGTACTTATGGCCTAAGGCCCTTGAGGTGCAGATAATGGATCCAACAaa GGCCATGAAAGTACCTGTAGGAATCCTCCATGTGAAGGTTCTTAGAGCAACAAATCTCAAGAAGAAAGATCTACTCGGAGGAGCAGACCCGTACGTGAAGCTTAAACTCTCTGAAGACAAACTTCCTTCAAAGAAAACTACTGTGAAATATAAGAAATTGAATCCAGAATGGAATGAGGAATTCAATATGGTTGTCAAAGATCCGGAATCTCAATTCTTGGAACTTAGTGTTTATGATTGGGAGCAG ATTGGGAAGCATGACAAGATGGGAATGAATGTGATTCAATTGAAAGAGCTTACAGCGGACGAAGCGAAAGAGCTGACTCTTGATTTACACAAGACTATGGAGCCTAATGATCCAGAAAATGAGAAGTCAAGGGGAGAGATCACAGTACAAGTTCTGTATAAGCCTTTTAAAGATGATGAGTTGGCTCAGAATTCAGAGGACCCTAATGCAATAGAAAAGGCTCCTGAAGGAACACCTGCCACTGGTGGTTTGCTTGTTATTATCATCCATGAAGCTGAAGATGTTGAAGGGAAACACCACACAAATCCATATGCAAGACTCATTTTCAAAGGAGAGGAGAGGAAAACCAAG CATGTGAAGAAAAATAGAGATCCAAGATGGAATGAAACATTTCAATTTACACTGGAGGAACCTCCCACCAATGAGAGGCTATATGTTGAAGTGCTTAGTGCCTCCTCTAAACTAGGCCTGCTTCATCCCAAG GAAACCTTGGGTTATGTGGATATAAATCTATCTGATGCTGTTAGCAACAAAAGAATCAACGAGAAATATCATCTCATTGACTCAAGAAATGGAAAGATTCAAATTGAGCTTCAGTGGAGAACTCCTTGA
- the LOC112758320 gene encoding synaptotagmin-2 isoform X3 — protein sequence MLPEIPLWIKNPDFDRLDWLNRFVEHLWPYLDKAICKTARTIAKPIIAEQIPKYKIDSVEFETLTLGSLPPTFQGMKVYNTDEKELIMEPSVKWAGNPNIIVAIKAFGLRATVQVVDLQVFASPRITLKPLVPSFPCFANIYVSLMEKPHVDFGLKLLGADVMSIPGVYRLVQEIIKEQVAKMYLWPKALEVQIMDPTKAMKVPVGILHVKVLRATNLKKKDLLGGADPYVKLKLSEDKLPSKKTTVKYKKLNPEWNEEFNMVVKDPESQFLELSVYDWEQIGKHDKMGMNVIQLKELTADEAKELTLDLHKTMEPNDPENEKSRGEITVQVLYKPFKDDELAQNSEDPNAIEKAPEGTPATGGLLVIIIHEAEDVEGKHHTNPYARLIFKGEERKTKHVKKNRDPRWNETFQFTLEEPPTNERLYVEVLSASSKLGLLHPKETLGYVDINLSDAVSNKRINEKYHLIDSRNGKIQIELQWRTP from the exons ATGCTTCCAGAGATACCATTGTGGATAAAGAATCCAGATTTTGATCGT CTTGACTGGCTCAATAGATTTGTTGAGCATTTGTGGCCTTATCTAGACAAG GCAATTTGCAAGACTGCAAGGACTATAGCAAAGCCCATTATTGCTGAGCAAATTCCCAAGTACAAGATTGATTCAGTAGAATTCGAAACGCTTACCTTGGGTTCTCTACCTCCAACTTTTCAAG GAATGAAAGTCTACAATACTGATGAAAAGGAGTTAATTATGGAACCATCAGTAAAATGGGCTGGGAATCCTAACATTATAGTTGCAATCAAAGCATTCGGCTTGCGAGCCACAGTTCAG GTTGTTGATCTGCAAGTATTTGCCTCTCCACGAATTACATTGAAGCCTTTAGTCCCAAGTTTTCCTTGCTTTGCAAATATTTATGTGTCGCTCATGGAGAAG CCACATGTTGACTTTGGATTAAAACTTCTTGGAGCTGATGTCATGTCTATTCCTGGTGTTTATAGGCTTGTCCAG GAAATCATCAAAGAACAGGTTGCAAAAATGTACTTATGGCCTAAGGCCCTTGAGGTGCAGATAATGGATCCAACAaa GGCCATGAAAGTACCTGTAGGAATCCTCCATGTGAAGGTTCTTAGAGCAACAAATCTCAAGAAGAAAGATCTACTCGGAGGAGCAGACCCGTACGTGAAGCTTAAACTCTCTGAAGACAAACTTCCTTCAAAGAAAACTACTGTGAAATATAAGAAATTGAATCCAGAATGGAATGAGGAATTCAATATGGTTGTCAAAGATCCGGAATCTCAATTCTTGGAACTTAGTGTTTATGATTGGGAGCAG ATTGGGAAGCATGACAAGATGGGAATGAATGTGATTCAATTGAAAGAGCTTACAGCGGACGAAGCGAAAGAGCTGACTCTTGATTTACACAAGACTATGGAGCCTAATGATCCAGAAAATGAGAAGTCAAGGGGAGAGATCACAGTACAAGTTCTGTATAAGCCTTTTAAAGATGATGAGTTGGCTCAGAATTCAGAGGACCCTAATGCAATAGAAAAGGCTCCTGAAGGAACACCTGCCACTGGTGGTTTGCTTGTTATTATCATCCATGAAGCTGAAGATGTTGAAGGGAAACACCACACAAATCCATATGCAAGACTCATTTTCAAAGGAGAGGAGAGGAAAACCAAG CATGTGAAGAAAAATAGAGATCCAAGATGGAATGAAACATTTCAATTTACACTGGAGGAACCTCCCACCAATGAGAGGCTATATGTTGAAGTGCTTAGTGCCTCCTCTAAACTAGGCCTGCTTCATCCCAAG GAAACCTTGGGTTATGTGGATATAAATCTATCTGATGCTGTTAGCAACAAAAGAATCAACGAGAAATATCATCTCATTGACTCAAGAAATGGAAAGATTCAAATTGAGCTTCAGTGGAGAACTCCTTGA